A portion of the Collinsella aerofaciens genome contains these proteins:
- a CDS encoding ABC transporter ATP-binding protein, with the protein MLKRFLSYYRPQMGLFVADTVCALVLAAIDLAFPIILRNLTGGLFTQGQAAIMQALGMIAVGLVLMYVIRCACRYFVSYWGHVMGARMESKMREDLFDQYERFSFAYFDRNSSGDMMSRVVNDLFDICEAAHHVPEWIIICGIEIIGSFVILFTIAPVLALAMAAVTAAFSVIMFWQNMRMREVFSDNRKKISGINAQLQDSLAGMRVVKSFANEETERAKFRASNDRYLSSKENMYHAMGVYTATYGLLSGVLYVIVVLLGGWLVAQGQLQAVDMATFALYISLFCTPLETLVNSAETYQKAIAGFKRMDEVLSTAPDIQDKPGATDLQVTAGAVEYHDVCFNYEDVELGEGDADERPVIDHMDLSIKPGQTIALVGPSGGGKSTTCSLLPRFYDVAAGSISIDGQDVRDVTQQSLRRAIGLVQQDVYLFDGTIGENIAYGKPGATAEEIAEAARRANIDAFIESLPQGYDTVVGERGSRLSGGQKQRVAIARVFLKNPKILILDEATSALDNESEEAVQESLEELARGRTTIIIAHRLSTIKHADEIATVEHGRVVERGTHEELLARGGTYARYYRMQFEGARAHELD; encoded by the coding sequence ATGCTGAAGAGGTTTCTTTCTTACTACAGGCCCCAGATGGGGCTTTTTGTTGCTGATACTGTTTGTGCTCTGGTGCTTGCCGCCATTGACCTTGCGTTTCCTATTATTCTGCGCAATTTGACCGGTGGGCTGTTTACCCAGGGTCAGGCTGCCATCATGCAGGCGCTCGGTATGATCGCGGTGGGTTTGGTGCTGATGTATGTCATCCGTTGCGCCTGTCGCTACTTTGTGAGCTACTGGGGCCACGTGATGGGCGCGCGCATGGAGTCCAAGATGCGCGAGGACCTGTTTGACCAGTACGAGCGCTTTAGCTTTGCGTACTTCGACCGTAACAGCTCGGGCGACATGATGAGCCGCGTGGTCAACGACCTGTTCGATATCTGCGAGGCGGCGCATCACGTGCCCGAGTGGATCATCATCTGCGGCATCGAGATTATCGGCTCGTTTGTGATTCTCTTTACCATCGCCCCGGTGCTGGCGCTTGCCATGGCTGCGGTGACAGCAGCGTTTTCGGTCATCATGTTTTGGCAGAACATGCGCATGCGCGAGGTCTTTAGCGACAATCGCAAAAAAATCAGCGGCATCAATGCACAGCTGCAGGATTCGCTGGCGGGCATGCGCGTGGTCAAGAGCTTTGCCAATGAGGAGACCGAGCGTGCCAAGTTCCGTGCCTCTAACGACCGCTACCTTTCGTCCAAGGAGAACATGTATCACGCCATGGGCGTCTATACTGCGACGTATGGCCTGCTCTCGGGTGTGCTCTATGTGATCGTGGTGCTGCTGGGCGGCTGGCTGGTCGCCCAGGGACAGCTGCAGGCGGTCGATATGGCGACCTTTGCACTCTATATTTCGCTGTTCTGCACGCCGCTTGAGACGCTCGTCAATTCGGCCGAAACGTATCAGAAGGCTATCGCCGGCTTTAAGCGTATGGACGAGGTGCTCTCGACCGCGCCGGATATCCAGGACAAGCCGGGCGCCACGGATCTGCAGGTGACTGCCGGCGCCGTGGAGTATCACGACGTGTGCTTTAACTACGAGGATGTTGAGCTGGGCGAGGGCGATGCCGATGAGCGTCCCGTTATCGACCATATGGACCTGTCCATCAAGCCCGGGCAGACCATCGCTTTGGTTGGCCCTTCGGGCGGTGGCAAGTCCACGACCTGTTCGCTGCTGCCGCGCTTTTATGACGTGGCTGCCGGATCCATTAGCATTGACGGCCAAGACGTGCGCGATGTGACGCAGCAGAGCCTGCGCCGTGCCATCGGCCTGGTGCAGCAGGATGTCTATCTGTTTGACGGTACGATTGGCGAGAACATCGCCTATGGCAAGCCGGGCGCTACGGCGGAAGAGATCGCCGAGGCCGCCCGTCGCGCCAACATCGATGCCTTTATCGAGTCGCTTCCACAGGGCTATGACACGGTCGTGGGCGAGCGCGGCAGCCGTCTTTCGGGCGGACAGAAGCAGCGCGTTGCCATCGCGCGTGTGTTTCTCAAGAACCCCAAGATCCTGATTTTGGACGAGGCGACGAGTGCTTTGGATAACGAGAGCGAGGAGGCGGTGCAGGAGTCGCTCGAAGAGCTGGCACGCGGCCGCACCACGATCATCATCGCCCACCGTCTTTCGACCATTAAGCATGCCGACGAGATTGCGACCGTTGAGCATGGTCGCGTTGTGGAGCGTGGCACGCACGAGGAGCTTCTCGCCCGTGGCGGCACCTATGCCCGTTACTATCGAATGCAGTTCGAAGGTGCGCGTGCGCACGAGCTCGACTGA
- the carB gene encoding carbamoyl-phosphate synthase large subunit — translation MPKRTDIKRILVIGSGPIVIGQACEFDYSGAQACKVLKEDGFEVILVNSNPATIMTDPGLADRTYVEPITAEFIERVIKKERPDALLPTLGGQTGLNAAVELAKDGTLDKYGVEMIGCDLAAIERGEDRKLFNEAMAEIGLEVARSGYAYSVADAEAIAERVGYPCVLRPSFTLGGAGGGIAHTHEELVSIVSQGLELSPAHEVLVEESIEGWKEYEMEVMRDHAGNGIIVCSIENLDPMGVHTGDSITVAPAQTLSDLEYQRMRVASLAILEKIGVETGGSNVQFAVNPQTGRLIVIEMNPRVSRSSALASKATGFPIAKAAARLAVGYTLDEIVNDITKATPACFEPTIDYCVVKVPRFAFEKFKGTDPTLTTRMKAVGEIMAIGRTFEEAFGKAMRSLEDGHQGICAGGKEGADKLGDDELAQAVATPTEHRIFFVVEALRRGWDVARIHAICGIDPWYLNRINDMVQVQESIRGLRVEDIDADAMRLLKQYGTSDAEIAALTGSDERFVRAYRKGLGVVPSMKTVDTCAAEFSSATEYHYKTYENIYRTSPDAKKCVAPDETTPADKPKAMILGAGPNRIGQGIEFDYCCVHASYALAARGFETIMVNCNPETVSTDYDTSDRLYFEPLTYEDVMDVIDVERPDGVVVTLGGQTPLKLARMLEESGVNIMGTKPDAIDFAEDRERFAALLDKLGIMYPPAGQATSFEEAEAVAAHIGYPLLVRPSYVLGGRGMMIAYDAEHLRDYMAEAARISPDYPVYLDRFLEGAIESDVDALCDGEEVYIGGILEHIEEAGIHSGDSATCIPPFSFSESLQAKLRETTRRIAMALGVRGLVNVQYAIKGETVYVIEANPRASRTVPFISKATGVPLAKCAARIMAGDSIASLGLPSDERQLDWFCMKEAVMPWGRFPGADVILGPEMKSTGEVMGIAKSYPEAYAKTQLAIDYKLPDPSAGKVFISVCDRDKRHILSVARILRYLGFDICSTEGTARVLRGGNVTCEVVEKISGPHDGERPNIGDLIADGKIAVIVNTPYGPGSRGDGYLLRTEAVRRGVTCVTAMSAANTYVSAIEAVREDQQGHGSANDMGMDVIALQDLPQHTV, via the coding sequence ATGCCTAAACGTACTGACATCAAGCGCATCCTCGTTATTGGTTCGGGCCCCATCGTTATTGGCCAGGCCTGCGAGTTCGACTACTCTGGCGCCCAGGCCTGTAAGGTGCTCAAGGAGGATGGCTTTGAGGTCATCCTGGTCAACTCCAACCCGGCGACCATCATGACCGACCCGGGTCTTGCCGACCGCACCTATGTCGAGCCCATCACCGCCGAGTTTATCGAGCGCGTAATCAAGAAAGAGCGCCCGGACGCGCTGCTGCCCACGCTGGGTGGCCAGACCGGTCTGAACGCCGCTGTCGAGCTGGCGAAAGACGGCACGCTGGACAAGTACGGCGTCGAGATGATCGGCTGCGACCTTGCCGCCATCGAGCGTGGCGAGGACCGCAAACTCTTTAACGAGGCCATGGCCGAGATCGGTCTGGAGGTCGCGCGCTCGGGCTATGCCTACAGCGTGGCTGACGCCGAGGCTATCGCCGAGCGCGTGGGATATCCCTGCGTGCTGCGTCCGAGCTTTACCCTCGGCGGCGCCGGCGGCGGCATCGCTCACACCCACGAGGAGCTCGTCTCCATCGTGAGCCAGGGCCTGGAGCTCTCGCCTGCCCACGAGGTGCTGGTCGAGGAGTCCATCGAGGGCTGGAAAGAGTACGAGATGGAGGTCATGCGCGACCACGCCGGCAACGGCATCATCGTGTGCTCCATCGAGAATCTCGACCCCATGGGCGTGCACACCGGCGACTCCATCACCGTGGCGCCGGCGCAGACGCTCTCCGACCTTGAGTATCAGCGCATGCGCGTGGCCTCGCTCGCCATCTTGGAGAAGATCGGCGTCGAGACCGGTGGCTCCAACGTGCAGTTTGCCGTGAACCCCCAGACCGGCCGCCTGATCGTCATCGAGATGAACCCGCGCGTGAGCCGTTCGTCCGCGCTGGCCTCCAAGGCCACGGGTTTCCCCATTGCCAAGGCCGCCGCGCGCCTGGCTGTGGGCTACACGCTCGACGAGATCGTCAACGACATCACCAAGGCTACGCCCGCCTGCTTTGAGCCCACAATTGACTACTGCGTCGTCAAGGTGCCGCGCTTTGCCTTCGAGAAGTTCAAGGGTACCGACCCCACGCTCACCACGCGCATGAAGGCCGTGGGCGAGATTATGGCGATCGGCCGCACCTTTGAGGAGGCCTTTGGCAAGGCCATGCGCTCGCTGGAGGACGGACACCAGGGCATTTGCGCCGGTGGAAAGGAGGGTGCCGACAAGCTGGGCGACGACGAGCTCGCTCAGGCCGTGGCAACCCCGACCGAGCATCGCATCTTCTTTGTGGTCGAGGCCCTGCGCCGCGGCTGGGATGTCGCACGTATCCATGCCATCTGCGGTATCGATCCGTGGTACCTCAACCGCATCAACGATATGGTGCAGGTCCAGGAGAGCATCCGCGGCCTGCGTGTGGAGGATATCGACGCCGACGCGATGCGTCTGCTCAAGCAGTACGGCACGAGCGACGCCGAGATTGCCGCGCTGACCGGCTCGGACGAGCGCTTTGTGCGCGCCTATCGCAAGGGCCTGGGCGTGGTTCCCAGCATGAAGACGGTCGATACCTGCGCTGCGGAGTTCTCGAGCGCCACGGAGTACCACTACAAGACGTACGAGAACATCTACCGCACGAGTCCGGATGCCAAGAAGTGCGTGGCTCCCGACGAGACCACGCCGGCGGACAAGCCCAAGGCGATGATCCTGGGCGCCGGCCCCAACCGCATTGGCCAGGGTATCGAGTTCGATTACTGCTGCGTGCACGCGAGCTACGCGCTGGCGGCCCGCGGCTTTGAGACCATCATGGTCAACTGCAATCCCGAGACCGTCTCGACCGACTATGACACGTCCGACCGCCTGTACTTTGAGCCGCTCACCTACGAGGACGTCATGGATGTCATCGATGTTGAGCGCCCCGACGGCGTCGTGGTGACGCTCGGCGGCCAGACCCCGCTTAAGCTGGCGCGCATGCTCGAGGAGAGCGGCGTGAACATCATGGGCACCAAGCCCGATGCCATCGACTTTGCCGAGGACCGCGAGCGCTTTGCCGCCCTGCTCGACAAGCTGGGCATTATGTATCCGCCGGCGGGCCAGGCAACCTCGTTTGAGGAGGCCGAGGCCGTGGCCGCGCATATCGGCTACCCGCTGCTGGTGCGTCCGAGCTACGTGCTGGGCGGCCGCGGCATGATGATCGCCTACGATGCCGAGCATCTGCGCGATTACATGGCCGAGGCCGCGCGCATTAGCCCCGACTACCCGGTGTATCTGGACCGCTTCTTGGAGGGTGCGATTGAGTCCGATGTCGACGCCCTGTGCGATGGCGAAGAGGTCTACATCGGCGGCATTCTGGAGCATATCGAGGAGGCCGGTATTCACTCCGGCGACTCTGCGACCTGCATCCCGCCGTTCAGCTTTAGCGAGAGCCTGCAGGCAAAGCTTCGCGAGACCACGCGCCGCATCGCGATGGCGCTGGGCGTACGCGGCCTGGTCAATGTGCAGTATGCCATCAAGGGCGAGACCGTCTACGTGATCGAGGCAAACCCGCGCGCGAGCCGCACCGTGCCGTTTATCTCCAAGGCCACCGGCGTGCCGCTGGCCAAGTGCGCGGCACGTATCATGGCAGGCGATTCCATCGCGAGCCTGGGCCTGCCGAGCGACGAGCGTCAGCTGGACTGGTTCTGCATGAAGGAAGCCGTTATGCCCTGGGGTCGTTTCCCCGGTGCCGACGTTATCCTGGGGCCCGAGATGAAGTCGACGGGCGAGGTCATGGGTATCGCCAAGAGCTATCCCGAGGCATATGCCAAGACGCAGCTGGCGATTGACTACAAGCTGCCCGACCCGAGCGCCGGTAAGGTGTTCATCAGCGTGTGCGACCGTGACAAGCGCCACATCCTTTCGGTCGCGCGTATCCTGCGCTACCTGGGCTTTGATATCTGCTCCACCGAGGGCACGGCGCGCGTGCTGCGCGGCGGCAACGTGACCTGCGAGGTCGTGGAGAAGATTAGCGGACCGCACGACGGCGAGCGTCCCAACATCGGTGACCTGATCGCCGATGGCAAGATCGCGGTGATCGTCAATACGCCGTACGGTCCGGGCTCGCGTGGCGATGGCTACCTGCTACGTACCGAGGCCGTGCGTCGCGGCGTGACCTGCGTGACGGCGATGTCTGCAGCCAACACGTACGTGAGTGCCATCGAGGCGGTGCGCGAGGACCAGCAGGGTCACGGAAGCGCCAACGACATGGGCATGGACGTCATCGCCCTGCAGGACCTGCCGCAGCACACGGTGTAG
- the purD gene encoding phosphoribosylamine--glycine ligase, with protein sequence MKADTQTIDILLLGSGGREHALAAKLAASPRAGKLYIAPGNGGTASCGENVVLDDCDPAAVAAFAQSHGCGLVVIGPEAPLVAGVADAVRAAGIPCFGPGAEGAQMEGSKLFSKQLMERAGIPTAAYGSFTDEASALAYVREQGAPLVVKADGLAAGKGVIVATELEQAEEAVRECFGGTFGDAGNTVVIEEMLTGPECSLLAFTDGKTVRPMATSQDHKRALEGDKGPNTGGMGVYSPVPIVTDEEHATMVKVMEQTVAELAAEGIDYRGCLYGGFMLTPAGPKVLEFNARFGDPETQVVLPRLKNDLVEVMLACANCELDQIELDWRDEWAVAVVLTSAGYPGSYEKGKVITGIADAEAMENVTVYHAGTAVVDGQLVTNGGRVLAVTALGDTFESARNLAYEACEKIDFEGKTLRHDIGLRALRGRDAWDA encoded by the coding sequence TTGAAGGCGGACACTCAAACCATCGACATCCTGTTGTTGGGCAGCGGCGGCCGTGAGCATGCTTTGGCAGCTAAGCTCGCAGCATCACCGCGCGCCGGCAAGCTCTACATCGCGCCGGGCAACGGCGGCACCGCGAGCTGTGGCGAGAACGTTGTTCTCGACGACTGCGATCCTGCGGCCGTGGCGGCGTTTGCACAGAGCCACGGATGCGGACTCGTGGTAATTGGCCCCGAGGCTCCGCTCGTGGCGGGCGTGGCCGACGCCGTGCGCGCGGCGGGTATTCCCTGCTTTGGCCCGGGTGCCGAGGGCGCCCAGATGGAGGGCTCCAAGCTGTTCTCCAAGCAGCTCATGGAGCGTGCGGGCATTCCGACGGCAGCCTATGGTTCATTTACCGACGAGGCTTCGGCTCTCGCCTATGTGCGCGAGCAGGGCGCCCCGCTGGTCGTGAAGGCCGACGGCCTTGCCGCGGGCAAGGGCGTTATCGTGGCGACCGAACTTGAGCAGGCCGAGGAGGCCGTGCGCGAGTGCTTTGGCGGCACCTTTGGCGATGCCGGCAACACCGTGGTTATCGAGGAGATGCTGACCGGCCCCGAGTGCTCGCTTTTGGCCTTTACCGACGGCAAGACCGTGCGCCCCATGGCCACCTCGCAGGACCACAAGCGCGCCCTCGAGGGCGACAAGGGCCCCAACACCGGCGGCATGGGCGTCTACAGCCCGGTGCCCATCGTGACCGACGAGGAGCACGCCACCATGGTGAAGGTCATGGAGCAGACCGTTGCCGAGCTCGCTGCCGAGGGCATCGACTACCGCGGCTGCCTGTACGGCGGCTTTATGCTCACGCCCGCCGGCCCCAAGGTGCTGGAGTTCAATGCCCGCTTTGGCGACCCCGAGACGCAGGTCGTGCTGCCGCGCCTTAAGAACGACCTGGTCGAGGTCATGCTCGCCTGCGCCAACTGCGAGCTCGATCAGATTGAGCTTGACTGGCGTGACGAGTGGGCCGTGGCCGTTGTCCTGACGAGTGCGGGCTATCCCGGCAGCTACGAGAAGGGCAAGGTCATCACCGGTATCGCCGATGCCGAGGCCATGGAGAACGTGACCGTGTACCACGCGGGCACTGCCGTGGTGGACGGCCAGCTCGTGACCAATGGTGGCCGCGTGCTTGCCGTGACCGCTCTGGGCGACACGTTCGAGAGCGCTCGCAACCTTGCCTACGAGGCCTGCGAGAAGATTGATTTTGAGGGTAAGACCCTGCGCCACGACATTGGCCTGCGTGCGCTGCGCGGCCGCGACGCCTGGGATGCCTAA
- a CDS encoding NUDIX domain-containing protein produces MDEKNEELVDAQIVEEDSRMYGHAEGEPGGEVADEPALVLGDDDPHDAELHEKILSEECAWKGKILDVHRLEVELPNGRRSARDIVRHPGAAAVVALTESGKIVLVRQYRTAIDRVTVEIPAGKLDPGEDPLDCAKRELHEETGFRAGRIRFLTSIVTSCGFCDEIIHIYLATKLEFDAPNPDDDEFVNVDLVPLHELIDAVLDGKIEDAKTVVGALACDSIAHRLGGAEL; encoded by the coding sequence ATGGACGAGAAGAACGAAGAGCTCGTGGATGCGCAGATCGTCGAAGAGGACAGCCGCATGTATGGGCACGCCGAGGGCGAGCCTGGTGGCGAGGTCGCTGACGAGCCGGCGCTGGTGCTGGGCGACGACGACCCGCACGATGCCGAGCTGCACGAGAAGATTCTTTCGGAGGAGTGCGCCTGGAAGGGCAAGATCCTCGACGTCCACCGTCTTGAGGTTGAGCTGCCCAACGGTCGCCGCAGCGCCCGCGATATTGTTCGCCATCCGGGTGCGGCGGCCGTTGTGGCACTGACCGAGAGCGGCAAGATCGTACTGGTGCGTCAGTACCGCACCGCCATCGACCGCGTGACGGTCGAGATTCCCGCCGGCAAGCTCGATCCAGGCGAGGACCCGCTCGATTGCGCCAAGCGCGAGCTGCATGAGGAGACGGGCTTTAGGGCTGGTCGCATTCGCTTTTTGACGTCGATTGTCACGTCCTGCGGTTTTTGCGACGAGATCATTCACATCTACTTGGCTACCAAGCTCGAGTTTGATGCGCCCAACCCCGATGATGACGAATTCGTCAACGTTGACTTGGTGCCACTGCACGAGCTGATCGACGCCGTGCTCGACGGCAAGATCGAAGACGCCAAGACCGTCGTAGGCGCCTTGGCCTGCGATAGCATCGCGCATCGCCTTGGGGGTGCGGAGCTTTAA
- the carA gene encoding glutamine-hydrolyzing carbamoyl-phosphate synthase small subunit — protein MANNHTAGAAARTFAPSELCQRMLAKTSKGTCGPCILYLEDGTIFYGRACGAEGTATGEVCFNTSLEGYFEVMTDPSYAGQIVTMTYPQIGNYGIDETDVQSAFPGDDVRPTSAPAMRGMIVRDMCATPSNWRSAVSVPEYLRAHGIVAIEGVDTRALVRHLRDNGSKMGIISTEIFDVDELAERLAAAPTLVGENLVKTVSCPAPHEFVAADLPATHDFALAVAAPARHKVVAYDCGVKRGILEGLVRAGCDLTVVPWDTPAQQVLDMNPDGVFLSNGPGDPDAVVETYEQVQQLIGKVPVFGICLGHQMISLACGAQMEKLKFGHRGGNQPVMNLVSRRVEITAQNHGFGLLFPSLGKLIPELSGGETEHAADGDLRAWVRRGIAPVVMNERFGRIRLTHVNLNDGTAEGIQLLDAPCFSVQYHPEASPGPTDAHYLFTAFTRLMDGEENYLDIDTAKDRLAGWNFAESENAATEEN, from the coding sequence ATGGCGAACAACCATACCGCGGGCGCTGCCGCCCGCACCTTCGCGCCCAGCGAGCTTTGCCAGCGTATGCTGGCCAAAACCAGCAAGGGCACCTGCGGTCCCTGCATCCTGTATCTTGAGGATGGGACCATTTTTTATGGACGTGCATGCGGCGCCGAGGGCACCGCGACCGGCGAAGTCTGCTTCAACACCTCGCTCGAGGGCTACTTTGAGGTCATGACCGACCCGAGTTATGCCGGCCAAATCGTAACCATGACCTATCCGCAGATCGGCAACTACGGTATCGACGAGACCGACGTCCAGTCGGCCTTCCCCGGCGACGACGTGCGCCCTACGAGCGCTCCGGCTATGCGCGGCATGATCGTTCGCGACATGTGCGCCACGCCTTCTAACTGGCGCTCGGCCGTCAGCGTGCCGGAGTACCTGCGCGCTCACGGCATCGTCGCTATCGAGGGTGTCGACACCCGCGCTCTGGTGCGCCATCTGCGCGACAATGGTTCCAAGATGGGCATTATCTCGACCGAGATCTTCGACGTCGACGAGCTTGCCGAGCGTCTGGCAGCAGCGCCCACGCTGGTAGGCGAGAACCTGGTGAAGACCGTAAGTTGCCCCGCGCCTCACGAGTTTGTGGCCGCCGACCTGCCTGCCACGCATGACTTTGCACTTGCGGTTGCCGCTCCTGCCCGTCACAAAGTGGTCGCCTACGACTGCGGCGTCAAGCGCGGCATTCTGGAGGGCCTCGTCCGCGCCGGCTGCGACCTTACCGTCGTGCCGTGGGATACGCCCGCCCAGCAGGTGCTCGACATGAATCCCGACGGCGTCTTTTTGTCCAACGGCCCCGGCGATCCCGATGCCGTGGTAGAGACCTATGAGCAGGTGCAGCAGCTGATCGGCAAGGTGCCGGTCTTTGGCATTTGCCTTGGTCACCAGATGATCAGCCTGGCCTGCGGAGCCCAAATGGAAAAGCTTAAATTCGGTCACCGTGGCGGTAACCAGCCGGTTATGAATCTGGTGAGCCGTCGCGTGGAGATCACCGCGCAAAACCACGGCTTTGGCCTGCTGTTCCCCAGTCTGGGCAAACTGATTCCGGAGCTTTCCGGCGGCGAAACCGAGCATGCGGCCGATGGTGACCTGCGCGCCTGGGTGCGTCGCGGCATCGCGCCGGTCGTGATGAACGAGCGCTTTGGTCGCATTCGCCTGACACATGTGAACCTCAACGACGGCACCGCCGAGGGCATCCAGCTGCTCGACGCCCCGTGTTTCTCGGTCCAGTACCACCCCGAGGCTTCGCCTGGCCCCACCGATGCCCACTATCTCTTTACCGCCTTTACGCGACTCATGGACGGCGAGGAGAACTACCTGGACATCGACACCGCGAAGGACCGCCTCGCCGGCTGGAATTTCGCCGAGTCCGAGAACGCTGCGACCGAGGAGAACTAA
- a CDS encoding PDDEXK nuclease domain-containing protein, with the protein MSARVDSIERVLVAVELKSGPFKPAYLGQLSGYLRILYDFERREHENPSIGLVPCKDMDKGFVDYVIQDFTKPMGVATYKTSKDMPRELLDALPPIDDLRMLLERSDG; encoded by the coding sequence GTGTCCGCACGCGTTGATAGCATAGAACGCGTTTTAGTTGCAGTCGAGCTCAAGAGTGGCCCCTTCAAGCCGGCCTATCTCGGCCAGCTCTCTGGCTATCTACGCATCCTGTACGACTTTGAGCGTCGCGAGCACGAGAATCCCTCCATAGGCCTTGTGCCTTGCAAAGACATGGACAAGGGATTTGTTGACTATGTGATCCAAGACTTCACAAAACCCATGGGTGTGGCCACCTATAAGACGTCGAAGGATATGCCACGAGAGTTGCTCGATGCTCTGCCGCCCATCGATGACTTACGGATGTTGCTGGAGAGGTCTGATGGGTAG
- a CDS encoding DMT family transporter, translating into MSKPSSALDASSCDVYADSARHPLTRTWCVAALALICCALWGSAIPCIKIGYELLGIQNGDVPSEFLFAGVRFMLAGAIALAAAVITRRRLPRVSRTGWPLVIRLSLAQTIVQYAFFYIGVSNASGVRGSIVNAMNTFLCVLMAALVFRQERLTARKVLGCAIGFAGVVIVNLTGGDSGGAVTLTGEGFILIAAVSYAVSSALIHTYSQRENPVALSGYQFISPSHRSKPLRQHTVLPSHRRTGREAVLSLGKLREAQFPRESVRLPPRPARSTTPCAAAGPAGR; encoded by the coding sequence ATGTCCAAACCCTCATCCGCACTCGACGCCAGCTCTTGCGATGTTTACGCCGACTCCGCGCGCCACCCTCTCACGCGCACATGGTGCGTAGCTGCGCTCGCCCTCATCTGCTGCGCGCTCTGGGGCAGTGCGATCCCCTGCATCAAGATCGGCTACGAGCTTCTCGGCATCCAAAACGGCGACGTACCATCGGAGTTTCTCTTCGCTGGCGTGCGCTTTATGCTCGCCGGCGCTATCGCACTTGCCGCTGCAGTCATAACAAGACGTCGCTTGCCTCGCGTCTCACGCACGGGATGGCCACTCGTTATCAGACTCTCGCTTGCCCAAACTATCGTGCAGTACGCCTTCTTTTATATCGGCGTTTCAAACGCTTCGGGTGTGCGCGGCTCAATCGTCAACGCTATGAACACGTTTCTCTGCGTGTTGATGGCAGCGCTCGTGTTCCGGCAAGAACGGCTCACTGCGCGCAAAGTCCTCGGCTGCGCTATAGGTTTTGCCGGAGTCGTTATCGTCAACCTCACCGGTGGCGATAGCGGCGGCGCCGTCACGCTCACAGGCGAGGGCTTCATCCTTATTGCCGCTGTCTCCTACGCTGTCTCGTCTGCCCTCATCCACACCTACTCCCAGCGCGAGAACCCCGTGGCGCTCAGCGGCTACCAGTTTATCAGCCCTAGTCATCGCTCAAAGCCCCTTCGGCAGCACACGGTGCTACCGAGTCACCGCAGGACGGGGCGGGAGGCGGTCCTTTCTCTCGGAAAACTTCGCGAAGCCCAGTTTCCGAGAGAAAGTGTCCGGCTGCCGCCCCGGCCGGCCAGGTCAACTACACCGTGTGCTGCGGCAGGTCCTGCAGGGCGATGA